A window of Thalassophryne amazonica chromosome 21, fThaAma1.1, whole genome shotgun sequence contains these coding sequences:
- the LOC117502909 gene encoding cathepsin B-like: MYVAVIVCVLVTLSVTLAQPHELLSSEMVDFINKANTTWRAKQNFYNVDIGYVKGLCGTVLNGPKLPQVLHSTKGIRLPDSFDARVQWPNCPTIPQIRDQGSCGSCWAFGAVEAISDRVCIHSSGDVSVEISAEDLLSCCDECGMGCFGGFPSAAWEFWVNKGLVTGGLYGSNVGCRPYSIAPCEHHVNGTRPPCQGTHETPKCVQQCIDGYSPSYPKDKHFGRRSYSVPSQQQQIMTELYKNGPVEAAFSVYADFLLYKSGVYQHVTGEMLGGHAIKIFGWGVENGTPYWLAANSWNTDWGDNGFFKIKRGNDECGIESDVVAGIPL; this comes from the exons ATGTATGTCGCGGTTATCGTCTGTGTTCTCGTGACGCTGTCAGTCACTTTGGCTCAACCTCATGAGCTTCTCTCGTCAGAGATGGTCGACTTCATTAACAAGGCCAACACCACCTGGAGG GCCAAGCAGAACTTCTATAATGTTGATATTGGCTACGTGAAGGGTCTGTGCGGTACCGTACTCAATGGACCCAAACTACCACAGGT CCTTCACAGCACTAAAGGCATCAGACTTCCAGACAGCTTCGATGCACGTGTGCAGTGGCCCAACTGTCCCACAATTCCACAGATCAGAGACCAGGGCTCATGTGGTTCCTGCTGG GCCTTTGGGGCGGTTGAGGCAATATCCGACAGGGTGTGCATCCACAGTAGTGGTGACGTCTCAGTGGAGATCTCAGCTGAAGATCTGCTGTCCTGTTGTGATGAATGTGGCATGGG GTGTTTTGGTGGTTTTCCATCTGCTGCTTGGGAATTCTGGGTGAACAAGGGGCTTGTGACAGGAGGACTGTACGGCTCCAACGTGG GTTGCCGGCCGTACAGTATCGCTCCCTGTGAGCATCATGTGAACGGAACCCGTCCTCCGTGTCAGGGCACACATGAGACCCCTAAGTGTGTGCAGCAGTGCATTGATGGATACTCACCATCCTACCCAAAGGACAAACACTTCG GTAGACGCTCATACAGCGTTCCGTCCCAGCAGCAGCAGATCATGACAGAACTGTACAAGAACGGACCAGTGGAGGCTGCTTTCTCTGTCTATGCAGATTTCCTACTTTATAAGTCTG GTGTGTACCAGCATGTAACTGGGGAAATGTTGGGCGGTCATGCCATCAAGATCTTCGGTTGGGGGGTGGAAAATGGGACACCTTACTGGCTGGCTGCCAACTCCTGGAACACCGACTGGGGAGATAACG